CCCAAATTGGGAGAAAAGCGACCAGTGGTGCTGTTTGTGGACGGCCATTCCAGCCATCATTCCCTGGCAATCTGCACGCTGTGTAACGAGAATGGTGTCATCCTTTACTGCCTGAAGGCGCATGCCAGTCACCTTATCCAGCCACTGGATCAAGCTTTCTTTGGGGCAATCAAACTAGCATGGAGTGAAGCCGTCAGAAAGTTTCAGTACCAAACTGGAGAGAGTGTCACCATGTGCACGTTTGCCCGCACACTAAAGAAAGCTTGGGACACTACAGCACGACCAGAGCTTGCTTACAAGGGATTTGTTAAGTCTGGGATCTATCCTTTAACCCTGAGGTTGTACTCAACTCAGACAAGCTGAAGCCAAGCTGCAGTTTCTCCAGCGCTGCTCCAGTCACTCTCCCTACCTCAGCATCTTTTGGCATCACTGCTCTTCCCGCATGTACCCCAACAATCTCAACCTCTGTTCCTTCTGCTTCACCAGCAGCCAAATCCAAGTTCCCTGGGCCAGAACAAAGAACTCCCACTCTCTCAGCATTCTCCAACATTTTTGAGCTGATGAAGCTAAGCCTGTCATTAGGGGAAGGAACAACTCTAAAATTCATGAAGCGGTACGAGGAGCGATACGACATGGATGACCCACCCTATGAAGACTGGAAGGTGTTGTTGGAGAAAACCTTACAGCCTGCCTCACAGTCCCTGCCTTCcacatcccagcctgcctcacaacCCCTGCCTTCCACATACCAGGCTGCCTCACAAACCCTGCCTTCcacatcccagcctgcctcacaacCCCTGCTTTACACATCCCAGGCTGCCTCACAAACCCTGCCTTCcacatcccagcctgcctcacaacCCCTGCTTTACACATCCCAGGCTGCCTCACAACCCCTGCCTTCcacatcccagcctgcctcacaacccctgccttacacatcccagcctgcctcacaacCCTTGCCTTCCACATCCCAGCCTGCTCCACAACCCCTGCCTTACACATCCCAGCCTGCTCCACAACCTCTGCCTTCTACAAAGAAAAATTCCAAAACGATTGATGATTACCTCACGCTGCCCTCATTCCCGaagaaaaaaggattaaaaaagatCATCGCAGTATTGCCATGCTCAATAAGCGGTGTTGAGTACCGCAAATGattgaagagaaacagagaaagaaacaagaggaggagaggagaaaatggaaagaaaaagaaagagagaagagagaaaaaaaattatagaacaAGAAGCtgaagcaaagagaaagagaatggaggaaaagaaaaggcagaaggaaaacaacaggaaagaaaaagaaaagagaaaaaggaaagaaaaacgattCAGGACACTTCAGTATGTTTCCCAAAagcagaaagacaaggaaacagaaACTTCAGAGAGTGCGGATGAGCCAGTCTTGGACGATGACTCGGATGATGTAATTGATGATATGAACGAGCTCTGTGGAAAATGTCAAtgtgaaacaaaaggaaagttaAGGATAAAATGTGTATTGTGTGACAGCTGGTGGCATGCAGAATGTCTGAGTGAGATGAATTTGAGTGAAAAGTCTCAGGAGGACATTGATACAATGGATACtgagttttttttaataaatgtaATTAGGCTATTTTGATACTgttgaatgatttttttcacGGAGTATTCTTAAGATTTTCGTTTCGATTTCTGA
The Portunus trituberculatus isolate SZX2019 chromosome 39, ASM1759143v1, whole genome shotgun sequence DNA segment above includes these coding regions:
- the LOC123515569 gene encoding MFS-type transporter clz9-like is translated as MRAFFKRHPEIRERIGQPLGRERAIVTKDALGEWFQQMKHYLDTIDPTLLTSPDRIFNADESGFNICPKTKKIISMTGAKHVYSVTSGKRQQVTMLACSSAMGQYLPPLLIFPYTRDPRFNALEGFEEAFFQKTPNGWITEVVFLSFLRDIFIPKLGEKRPVVLFVDGHSSHHSLAICTLCNENGVILYCLKAHASHLIQPLDQAFFGAIKLAWSEAVRKFQYQTGESVTMCTFARTLKKAWDTTARPELAYKGFVKQAEAKLQFLQRCSSHSPYLSIFWHHCSSRMYPNNLNLCSFCFTSSQIQVPWARTKNSHSLSILQHF